A window from Kovacikia minuta CCNUW1 encodes these proteins:
- a CDS encoding EI24 domain-containing protein: MEEQSEVGAVQQVTRLPVGLIAGTTYPLRALFFLKQTPQLWGFVVIPILVNLVIGVALYFGLLFPGWQFIQQWGSGLPTWSSQWIATLPPWLNHLLIWLPTVASVMDDILRWLLAIVLLITLGLLLVQFGAIFGAPWYGSLAEQIEKQQMGSLPSGKPTLIRALQDIGRAITFQLKKLGVMVLGALLLFLIGWMPFGSAIASIGWIGLGAILVCLDFLDPPLERRRFSFRRKLGIVGRTLPASASFGLACLGLVSIPLLNLLAVPVCVIAGTLFCCDRVLPDEEM, from the coding sequence ATGGAAGAACAGTCAGAAGTTGGGGCGGTTCAGCAGGTAACGCGCTTGCCCGTTGGGTTAATTGCGGGCACCACCTATCCGTTACGGGCACTGTTTTTTTTGAAACAAACTCCCCAGTTGTGGGGCTTTGTAGTGATCCCTATCCTGGTCAATCTTGTGATTGGGGTGGCGCTCTACTTTGGCTTACTGTTTCCGGGTTGGCAGTTCATCCAGCAGTGGGGCAGCGGGCTACCCACCTGGAGTAGTCAGTGGATTGCGACCCTGCCCCCCTGGCTCAATCACTTGCTGATCTGGCTTCCTACTGTGGCGTCGGTCATGGATGACATTTTGCGCTGGTTGTTGGCGATCGTCCTTTTAATCACGCTCGGTCTGTTGCTGGTGCAGTTTGGGGCAATTTTTGGTGCTCCCTGGTACGGGAGTTTGGCAGAGCAAATCGAGAAACAACAGATGGGCAGCCTCCCAAGCGGAAAGCCCACCCTGATCAGAGCTTTGCAGGACATTGGGCGTGCCATTACCTTCCAACTGAAGAAATTGGGAGTGATGGTTTTAGGGGCATTGCTGTTGTTCCTGATTGGCTGGATGCCCTTTGGCAGCGCGATCGCCAGCATCGGTTGGATTGGATTAGGAGCGATTCTGGTCTGCCTGGATTTTCTTGATCCACCCCTGGAACGTCGCCGATTCAGTTTTCGTCGTAAATTGGGTATCGTTGGACGCACGTTACCTGCCAGTGCCAGTTTTGGTTTAGCCTGTCTGGGGTTGGTCAGTATTCCCCTGCTCAACCTGCTGGCAGTTCCTGTGTGTGTGATTGCCGGAACGCTATTTTGCTGCGATCGGGTTTTGCCCGATGAGGAGATGTAA
- a CDS encoding cytochrome c biogenesis CcdA family protein, with amino-acid sequence MKKALAARGIPGQLVVGCLGAIATLIGIILIANSEQVLAPLVDLQMAYRGWLKSFGSSNPLWLMVSCFIGGLVVSVSPCSLSLLPVNLTYIGTQDFFSRTDALKKSSLFVLGTATILTVLGLFSGFQGFLLIDYQGYVQVAIGLLMVGMGLNLLFSFSQRLSLSFLQGSSHSLAEVIRSGVTGPYGVGMSFALMVTPCASPILFTVLGIAAATHSALQGGAMLFAYALGYSGLVFLAGLFTGLAKQVRKLSPYTQFISRVAAVAMVIFGCSYALTGLRWFL; translated from the coding sequence GTGAAGAAAGCCCTTGCTGCAAGGGGGATTCCAGGTCAACTGGTGGTTGGGTGTCTGGGCGCGATCGCCACATTGATTGGAATCATCTTGATCGCCAATTCAGAACAGGTGCTTGCTCCATTGGTAGATCTCCAAATGGCATACCGGGGATGGCTCAAGTCCTTTGGCTCCTCCAATCCCCTGTGGCTAATGGTTTCCTGCTTTATCGGTGGGTTAGTGGTTAGCGTTTCCCCCTGTAGCCTGTCCCTTTTGCCTGTCAATCTAACCTACATCGGAACCCAGGATTTTTTCTCGCGTACCGATGCTCTCAAAAAGTCATCCCTGTTCGTTTTGGGCACAGCGACCATTTTGACTGTGCTGGGACTCTTTTCAGGCTTCCAGGGGTTTCTTTTGATCGATTATCAGGGCTATGTACAGGTTGCGATCGGGCTGCTGATGGTGGGCATGGGCTTGAATTTGCTATTCTCCTTTTCCCAGCGGTTGAGTCTGTCTTTTCTGCAAGGGAGTTCCCATTCCCTGGCAGAGGTAATTCGGTCGGGCGTCACCGGACCTTATGGGGTGGGCATGTCCTTTGCCCTGATGGTCACTCCCTGCGCCAGCCCAATTCTGTTTACTGTTTTGGGAATTGCTGCCGCCACTCACTCTGCCTTGCAGGGGGGAGCCATGCTGTTTGCCTATGCCCTGGGTTACAGTGGGCTTGTCTTCCTGGCGGGGCTTTTTACTGGCTTAGCAAAACAGGTCAGGAAGCTTTCTCCCTACACCCAATTTATTTCGCGCGTGGCTGCCGTTGCGATGGTCATTTTTGGCTGCTCCTATGCGCTCACTGGCTTGAGGTGGTTTCTATAG
- a CDS encoding 16S rRNA (uracil(1498)-N(3))-methyltransferase — MLQRLVIASHQFHPPFIALTTEQQHYLCQVLRLRQGDRFIALDGQGQSWLARLVPSDHSSMPEQAEILDTIAGKTELPLAVTLVIALPKGNGFDEVVRQATELGVACIVPVISDRTLLKPSPQKVERWRRIAQEATEQSERQIVPTILEPISFRDSLQNPSMDGDQSSRYLCVTRQQSPHLLHCLLDRKQWAMGKGQNPSGILLAIGPEGGWTDSEVEQAISAGYQPVSLGSRILRAVTAPVVALSLIAASWEREEGREQEG, encoded by the coding sequence ATGCTTCAGCGTTTAGTCATTGCCTCTCACCAGTTTCATCCCCCGTTCATTGCCCTGACCACGGAACAACAGCATTATTTATGTCAGGTATTGCGCTTGAGGCAGGGCGATCGCTTCATTGCCCTGGATGGGCAGGGGCAGTCCTGGTTAGCTCGTTTGGTGCCCTCTGATCATTCCTCCATGCCAGAGCAAGCTGAGATTTTAGATACGATCGCAGGCAAAACAGAACTGCCCCTTGCCGTTACCCTGGTTATTGCCCTCCCCAAGGGCAATGGCTTCGATGAGGTTGTGCGGCAGGCAACGGAGTTGGGTGTTGCCTGTATTGTTCCTGTAATTAGCGATCGAACCTTGCTCAAACCCAGTCCTCAAAAGGTGGAACGCTGGCGGCGCATTGCCCAGGAAGCCACAGAACAATCAGAGCGTCAGATAGTGCCCACCATCCTGGAGCCGATTTCCTTTCGTGATAGTCTCCAGAATCCGTCGATGGATGGGGATCAGTCCAGTCGCTACCTCTGTGTAACGCGTCAGCAATCCCCCCATTTACTCCATTGCTTGCTGGATAGGAAGCAATGGGCGATGGGCAAGGGGCAAAATCCTTCAGGCATCCTGCTGGCGATCGGTCCGGAGGGAGGATGGACTGATTCAGAAGTTGAGCAGGCGATCTCGGCGGGCTATCAACCCGTTTCCCTGGGTTCCCGAATTCTTCGAGCGGTAACGGCTCCTGTCGTTGCCCTTTCTCTGATTGCAGCGTCCTGGGAAAGGGAGGAGGGGAGGGAACAGGAGGGATGA
- a CDS encoding lipase family alpha/beta hydrolase, which translates to MNSLHSPNPVLLVHGIWDTGAIFHAMHAYLEAHGRSVFELNMTPNNGDGRLEHLAQQISDYIDRTFDADQPLDVVGFSMGGIVSRYYLQRLGGIKRVERFITLSSPHRGTLVAYGSFRPGCMQMRPNSSFLQDLNRDIAMLEQINFTSIWTPLDTMIVPANSSLMPVGKDVRVWVPAHALMVSDPRSLQSVSTALSEPLRQRSAIAKG; encoded by the coding sequence ATGAATTCATTACACTCACCCAACCCCGTGCTATTGGTTCACGGCATCTGGGACACGGGCGCAATTTTTCACGCCATGCATGCCTATCTGGAAGCCCACGGGCGCTCTGTATTTGAGTTGAACATGACCCCCAACAATGGAGATGGCAGACTGGAGCATCTGGCACAACAGATTTCCGACTATATCGATCGAACCTTCGATGCGGATCAGCCCCTGGATGTGGTTGGCTTTAGCATGGGAGGCATTGTCAGTCGCTACTACCTCCAACGATTGGGAGGAATCAAGCGGGTAGAGCGGTTTATTACCCTATCCTCTCCCCATCGAGGAACGCTCGTTGCCTATGGTTCCTTCCGTCCTGGTTGCATGCAAATGCGGCCCAACAGCTCCTTTCTACAGGATCTCAATCGGGACATTGCCATGCTGGAGCAGATTAACTTCACCTCTATCTGGACGCCGCTTGATACGATGATTGTCCCCGCCAACAGTTCTTTAATGCCCGTTGGTAAGGATGTTAGAGTTTGGGTTCCAGCCCATGCTTTGATGGTTTCCGATCCCAGAAGTCTCCAGTCTGTTTCTACGGCTTTGTCAGAACCTTTGAGACAACGATCGGCGATCGCAAAGGGTTAA
- a CDS encoding N-acetylmuramoyl-L-alanine amidase translates to MRRKFLTIVTLVSLCVATLTFTIHSGSAQLSQKAGFEQPGRALPPPLIQSEPLNPIVSTACAVQPEKKRSRLAMTRSSFRVAPGSIPLSRFRQAQTAQIQADKGTVATLTNSPTSYSPREEIVLIDPTNFGDRYLKDINGNPALLDPIVVLHETVGSANSAIGLFRTPHPRDEDQASYHTLIRLDGSIVYLVPPDKRAYGAGNSAFNGPNGLETVKTNPGLSGSVNNFAYHISLETPWDGNHNGYSHSGYTQAQYQSLAWLVAKTNVPDERITTHRAVDRSRSRIDPRSFNYSKFQQLLNTYSRTSEIAIRCTEPADSPQS, encoded by the coding sequence ATGAGGCGAAAATTTTTAACCATCGTTACCCTGGTCAGCCTGTGCGTAGCAACTTTAACTTTCACAATCCATTCGGGCAGTGCCCAACTTTCCCAAAAAGCCGGCTTTGAGCAGCCAGGGAGAGCCTTACCGCCGCCGCTGATACAATCTGAACCGCTGAACCCTATTGTTTCAACTGCGTGTGCGGTGCAGCCAGAAAAAAAGCGGTCCCGGTTGGCAATGACTCGCTCCTCCTTTAGGGTCGCTCCTGGCTCAATTCCCCTGAGCCGCTTTCGGCAAGCACAAACCGCTCAAATTCAGGCAGATAAAGGAACCGTTGCAACCCTTACCAATTCACCAACCAGCTACAGTCCCAGAGAAGAAATTGTGCTGATCGATCCCACCAATTTTGGCGATCGCTATCTAAAAGACATCAACGGTAATCCCGCCCTTCTAGACCCGATTGTGGTTTTGCATGAAACCGTGGGTTCTGCCAACAGTGCGATCGGACTCTTCCGCACCCCGCACCCCCGCGATGAGGATCAGGCGAGCTATCATACCTTAATTCGGTTGGATGGCTCCATCGTTTATTTGGTGCCACCCGACAAACGGGCTTACGGGGCTGGAAATTCCGCGTTTAACGGGCCGAACGGATTGGAGACAGTGAAAACCAATCCGGGACTCTCCGGATCTGTCAATAACTTTGCTTACCACATTTCCCTGGAAACTCCCTGGGACGGTAACCACAATGGATACAGCCATAGCGGTTACACCCAGGCCCAGTACCAATCTCTGGCCTGGCTGGTGGCAAAAACTAACGTCCCTGATGAGCGAATCACAACCCATAGAGCAGTCGATCGCTCCCGTTCCCGCATCGACCCCCGCAGTTTTAATTACTCCAAGTTTCAACAATTACTCAACACCTACTCCAGAACCAGTGAGATTGCGATCCGTTGTACAGAACCCGCTGATAGCCCGCAATCCTAA
- a CDS encoding tetratricopeptide repeat protein: MLDEVAAAFDRQDYPTASRLLKELLKQSPENPWVQLYAARLQEVSGKLDPAEEIYRQLLRNATNPKLAAQARQGIQRVESSQRELRRQAIEQATADPGNSEPGFLVLESVTGENRAIAIQNFSRIMKLDAYTGRLLLPNRGWRLYRTGTLGELQVYGQMLCDAGVPAFWASLAQLQKLQVFRVSHLKSLVPKATVVCRNERDQLGSLTFDWSEVSHWVEGMVPVFERVVTLGYRDRLERREETQDYDHLCDLHLPGRQCILRLHDSHYAFHSGVPVVPPPATPGKVERSTNRTNWNHLMELLQRQLSHAAHWSDFTPFAETAADFAIPLRQITHHIHVFRQSDSYWDAAFQLYSGLIFLRGSRADDRSPVIGDRG, translated from the coding sequence ATGCTTGACGAAGTTGCTGCTGCCTTCGATCGCCAGGATTACCCAACGGCCAGTCGATTGCTGAAAGAGTTACTGAAACAGTCCCCCGAAAATCCCTGGGTGCAACTTTATGCTGCACGGTTACAGGAGGTTTCGGGTAAACTCGACCCCGCAGAGGAAATCTATCGTCAACTGTTACGAAATGCAACCAACCCGAAACTTGCTGCTCAGGCACGGCAAGGGATTCAACGGGTAGAAAGTAGCCAGCGAGAACTCAGGCGGCAGGCAATTGAACAGGCGACCGCCGATCCAGGTAATTCGGAACCTGGTTTTCTGGTTCTGGAATCAGTCACCGGGGAAAACCGAGCGATCGCCATCCAAAACTTTTCCCGGATCATGAAACTGGATGCCTACACAGGACGGCTCCTGCTACCCAACCGGGGATGGCGGCTGTATCGCACGGGAACTTTGGGTGAATTGCAGGTCTACGGTCAGATGTTGTGCGATGCAGGAGTCCCCGCTTTTTGGGCGTCCCTGGCTCAATTGCAAAAGCTCCAGGTTTTTCGGGTAAGCCACCTTAAATCCCTTGTGCCAAAGGCGACGGTTGTTTGTCGCAACGAACGAGATCAATTGGGTTCCCTTACCTTTGATTGGTCTGAGGTCAGCCACTGGGTCGAGGGAATGGTGCCTGTTTTTGAACGCGTTGTGACATTGGGCTATCGCGATCGCCTGGAGCGCCGGGAAGAAACCCAGGATTACGACCACTTGTGCGATTTGCATTTACCCGGAAGGCAGTGCATTCTGCGTCTGCATGACAGCCACTACGCGTTCCATTCTGGTGTTCCCGTTGTCCCCCCCCCTGCCACACCAGGTAAGGTAGAACGCAGCACAAACCGAACCAACTGGAATCACTTGATGGAATTGCTTCAGCGGCAACTGTCCCATGCCGCCCACTGGTCTGACTTTACTCCCTTCGCCGAAACTGCGGCTGATTTTGCCATTCCGCTCAGACAAATCACACATCACATTCATGTTTTCCGTCAGTCAGACAGCTACTGGGACGCTGCGTTTCAACTGTACAGTGGACTGATTTTTTTGCGCGGTTCCAGGGCAGACGATCGCTCCCCTGTAATCGGTGATAGGGGGTAG
- a CDS encoding FAD-dependent monooxygenase translates to MKVTVIGAGLGGLAAAIALRQQGIDTQVYEKARGLQPIGAGLSLFPNGLNVLNAILPGLADSLIRVGSQAQRVNLRKSNGDLIAQNQLPLQEQYGQPMLNIRWSQLQETLASVLPPDLIHLNYRCVGFDQTDSGVEVQFENGETAQADVLIGADGIHSIVRQLLVGDGSPRYAGRLSWRAVLQYQHQLLPADEVTIMTSIDGKIFTLIDVGDGQIFWSAGALSERENLHKQATEVKSHVLETFAGWAEPVEAIVTATAAEAIVERPIWDRPPLESWNKGRVTLLGDAAHPMVPSLGQGANTAFEDAWELAQFLAQQPSIEAAFAHYENSRIPRTQVIQARSAFQGSRSYDTDSETFLRGIAEQARASQAEFEEWLYEYGRG, encoded by the coding sequence ATGAAAGTTACTGTCATTGGCGCGGGATTAGGGGGATTGGCGGCAGCGATCGCTCTCCGTCAGCAGGGAATTGACACCCAGGTTTATGAGAAAGCCCGGGGTTTACAACCGATCGGTGCGGGGTTGTCCCTGTTTCCCAATGGCTTGAACGTGCTGAATGCGATTTTACCGGGTCTGGCTGACTCTTTGATCAGGGTGGGGAGTCAGGCTCAGCGGGTAAATTTGCGGAAAAGTAATGGGGATCTGATTGCTCAAAACCAATTGCCCCTTCAGGAGCAATACGGGCAGCCCATGCTGAATATTCGGTGGTCGCAGTTGCAGGAAACTCTGGCGTCGGTCTTACCACCTGACCTGATCCATTTAAATTACCGCTGCGTTGGTTTTGATCAAACCGACAGTGGGGTCGAAGTCCAGTTTGAAAATGGTGAAACCGCACAAGCCGATGTGCTGATTGGGGCAGACGGTATCCATTCCATCGTGCGGCAACTTTTGGTTGGAGATGGTTCCCCTCGTTATGCTGGACGCCTATCCTGGCGGGCTGTGCTTCAATATCAGCATCAATTGCTGCCCGCGGACGAGGTAACAATTATGACCAGCATCGACGGCAAAATTTTTACCCTGATTGATGTCGGCGATGGGCAAATTTTTTGGAGCGCAGGCGCACTGTCAGAACGGGAGAATCTCCACAAGCAGGCAACAGAGGTTAAGTCCCACGTTCTAGAAACGTTTGCAGGCTGGGCAGAACCCGTAGAGGCGATCGTGACCGCGACGGCAGCGGAGGCGATCGTAGAACGTCCCATCTGGGACAGACCACCCCTGGAAAGCTGGAATAAAGGCAGAGTGACCCTTTTAGGAGATGCCGCCCATCCGATGGTGCCTTCTTTAGGGCAGGGAGCCAATACTGCGTTTGAGGATGCCTGGGAACTGGCGCAGTTTCTTGCCCAGCAACCCTCAATTGAGGCTGCCTTTGCCCATTACGAAAACAGTCGCATTCCCCGAACTCAGGTGATTCAAGCTCGGAGTGCATTCCAGGGTAGCCGCTCCTACGATACAGATAGCGAGACATTTCTACGCGGGATTGCCGAGCAAGCACGCGCAAGCCAGGCAGAGTTTGAGGAGTGGTTGTACGAATATGGCAGGGGATAG
- a CDS encoding acetate and sugar kinases/Hsc70/actin family protein translates to MTAMNTPGLLIVIDPGTSLIKAIYTGRSGKPEPLALPPELVRSVTPAQAEAQLAEYEDDPLRSAFVEVNGTLYAAGDFALDLAGRQYHELSKWNDLTPRLLTILGLVCIELGFSDGCNATIGLLLPRDELNPPERDAKLSAIQQAARNFKFRGVPLSCELHFRIVAEGSGLFAPHAASLQSQGLNPARLDIPVVMGGERNTSLLTYRAGKINPAYSASDGDGFYKFAMQLKKAVGGNITLPELIKAVANKRDRVRTVGNEVINLAPHLPKVLEAYAGSVTNYLQAKLPPGDIHVVCGGGGLGLIWNQLEQWFREAEIPAVFVGKHLTNELNQIFSNRPDFDPTASPEQILRFADALGFYKAMLGRLQREQQQLEQISMETGMVLVTARKGN, encoded by the coding sequence ATGACGGCAATGAATACGCCAGGGCTACTGATTGTCATAGACCCGGGTACATCTCTGATCAAAGCTATCTACACCGGGCGAAGTGGAAAACCAGAACCGCTCGCTTTGCCCCCGGAGCTAGTCCGAAGCGTAACTCCAGCTCAAGCTGAAGCCCAACTCGCGGAATATGAAGATGATCCCTTGAGATCTGCCTTTGTGGAAGTGAATGGCACGCTGTATGCAGCCGGAGATTTTGCGTTGGATCTGGCGGGCAGACAGTATCACGAGTTGTCCAAATGGAATGATCTGACTCCCCGACTGCTGACAATTTTAGGTCTGGTCTGTATAGAATTAGGATTTTCTGATGGGTGTAATGCCACGATCGGACTGTTGCTGCCGCGTGATGAACTGAATCCCCCAGAACGGGATGCTAAACTTAGCGCGATTCAGCAAGCAGCACGGAATTTCAAGTTTCGGGGAGTTCCCCTGAGCTGCGAACTGCACTTCCGAATTGTTGCCGAAGGTTCAGGCTTATTTGCCCCCCATGCTGCCAGTTTGCAGTCCCAGGGATTGAACCCTGCTCGGCTGGATATTCCAGTTGTAATGGGAGGAGAACGCAACACTTCCTTGCTAACCTATCGCGCTGGCAAAATTAATCCCGCATACTCCGCTTCCGATGGAGATGGCTTCTATAAATTTGCAATGCAACTCAAAAAAGCAGTGGGCGGCAATATTACCCTGCCGGAACTGATCAAGGCGGTTGCGAACAAGCGCGATCGCGTCCGTACCGTGGGTAACGAAGTAATCAATCTGGCTCCCCACCTGCCTAAAGTTTTAGAAGCCTATGCAGGCTCCGTAACGAACTACCTGCAAGCCAAGCTCCCTCCTGGCGATATTCATGTTGTCTGCGGTGGGGGTGGATTAGGTCTGATCTGGAATCAGCTTGAGCAATGGTTTAGAGAAGCCGAAATTCCAGCCGTCTTTGTGGGCAAACACCTGACTAACGAACTGAATCAGATTTTTAGTAACCGTCCCGACTTCGACCCAACCGCCAGCCCCGAACAAATCCTCCGCTTTGCCGATGCCCTTGGCTTTTATAAAGCAATGCTGGGACGCCTCCAACGGGAACAGCAGCAGCTAGAACAGATCAGCATGGAAACGGGAATGGTACTGGTTACTGCCCGCAAAGGAAACTGA